The following coding sequences are from one Gossypium raimondii isolate GPD5lz chromosome 4, ASM2569854v1, whole genome shotgun sequence window:
- the LOC105780043 gene encoding uncharacterized protein LOC105780043 isoform X1 gives MAKQMDDAEFWLPPKFLMDDDFFLEKEKLQRSNIGENNPKSLVSVHGFPTEFPYEFDSSSALGSPVESVVGSIETESSDEDEFLAGLTRRLPLSITHKLTVPSFSWDKNEKTGALASSPQSTLSGFVSWSASSNGSPNGPSQVPSPPTTPFGAQNDTWDLIYAAAGQVARRKMSNVASKFINFNHGRLLPKTHNHSFMNNSPSGLYPSLSLSYNLAPTNQTHRRQMKASNWKESLQQQQQLQQTQCRARNNAVGGRSSGTCTRPMFLGGSQSVKRESAGTGVFLPRTYPNNTPAPQKKSDCSTVLVPAKVVQALNLNFADSSSHVQPHLKASFAPNYDALVARRNILLNQTRRNYRAEGGLNLPQEWSY, from the exons ATGGCTAAGCAGATGGATGATGCTGAGTTTTGGCTTCCACCCAAGTTTTTAATGGATGATGACTTCTTTTTGGAGAAAGAGAAGCTTCAGAGAAGCAATATTGGCGAAAACAATCCTAAGTCGTTGGTTTCGGTTCATGGTTTCCCAACTGAGTTCCCCTACGAGTTCGACTCTTCCTCTGCTCTCGGCTCTCCTGTTGAGTCCGTTGTTGGGTCTATCGAAACTGAAAGCAGTGACGAGGATGAGTTTCTTGCTGGGCTGACTCGTCGACTCCCTCTCTCAATTACTCATAAACTCACTGTTCCTAGCTTTTCTTGGGACAAAAATGAg AAAACTGGAGCTTTGGCGAGTTCACCCCAGTCAACTCTGAGTGGGTTCGTAAGCTGGTCAGCTTCAAGCAATGGCAGCCCAAATGGTCCTTCCCAAGTCCCTTCTCCACCAACAACTCCTTTCGGTGCCCAAAATGACACTTGGGATCTCATATATGCAGCAGCTGGCCAAGTTGCAAGGCGTAAAATGAGCAATGTAGCCTCCAAATTCATCAACTTCAACCATGGAAGACTCCTTCCCAAGACACACAATCATTCCTTCATGAACAACTCACCCTCTGGGTTGTATCCAAGTCTGAGTCTTTCTTATAATCTTGCTCCAACAAATCAG ACTCATAGAAGGCAAATGAAAGCAAGCAACTGGAAAGAATCGCTTCAACAACAGCAGCAACTGCAGCAAACCCAGTGTAGAGCAAGGAATAATGCTGTTGGGGGAAGGTCCTCTGGTACTTGCACCAGACCTATGTTTCTTGGTGGATCTCAAAGTGTTAAAAGAGAGAGTGCTGGAACTGGTGTTTTCTTACCTCGTACATATCCAAACAACACCCCTGCGCCTCAGAAGAAATCAG ATTGCTCAACAGTGCTAGTCCCAGCGAAGGTTGTTCAAGCTTTAAATCTGAATTTTGCTGATTCCAGCAGTCATGTTCAGCCACATCTCAAAGCTAGCTTTGCCCCAAACTATG ATGCTTTGGTTGCCAGAAGAAATATACTGTTGAACCAAACAAGGAGAAATTATAGAGCAGAAGGAGGCCTAAATCTTCCCCAGGAGTGGAGCTATTGA
- the LOC105780044 gene encoding NAD(P)H-quinone oxidoreductase subunit S, chloroplastic: MGSSAITLPTLQGSLFQSHFLGKSPITHRPHKPFFSVAKQPKKAFYAKFDLFEILGGRGLCNGEKGIEVELKRNVDEASSVGNTDVESSDSTAISVPDDAFEKEMMGLTGGFPGGEKGLKKFIEENPPPAKQSVSDSVSIARLGKPKSPELPLLMPGMIAIVKNPNNPFYMYCGIVQRITDGKAGVLFEGGNWDRLITFRLDELERREKGPPMKNPKSVVLEALLEKDPK; the protein is encoded by the coding sequence ATGGGTTCTTCTGCCATCACTCTCCCAACCCTTCAAGGTTCTCTATTTCAATCTCATTTCCTAGGAAAAAGCCCCATCACCCATCGTCCTCATAAACCATTTTTCTCGGTTGCCAAACAGCCTAAAAAGGCCTTCTATGCCAAGTTTGATCTATTTGAAATCTTGGGAGGTAGGGGGCTCTGCAATGGAGAAAAAGGCATTGAAGTTGAGCTAAAGAGAAACGTGGATGAAGCTTCATCAGTTGGTAACACAGATGTTGAAAGTTCTGACAGCACAGCAATCTCAGTTCCAGATGATGCTTTCGAAAAGGAGATGATGGGGCTAACAGGGGGGTTCCCCGGTGGTGAAAAGGGATTGAAAAAGTTCATTGAGGAAAACCCACCACCGGCGAAGCAATCAGTTTCCGATTCGGTAAGTATTGCTAGGCTTGGGAAGCCAAAATCACCGGAGTTGCCACTGTTAATGCCGGGAATGATCGCGATTGTTAAGAACCCGAACAACCCCTTCTACATGTACTGCGGCATTGTGCAGCGGATCACTGATGGGAAAGCAGGAGTTCTTTTCGAAGGTGGAAACTGGGATAGATTGATCACGTTTCGACTGGACGAGCTTGAACGCAGAGAAAAAGGCCCTCCAATGAAGAATCCAAAGTCTGTTGTTCTTGAAGCTTTGTTAGAAAAGGATCCAAAATGA
- the LOC105780043 gene encoding uncharacterized protein LOC105780043 isoform X2: MAKQMDDAEFWLPPKFLMDDDFFLEKEKLQRSNIGENNPKSLVSVHGFPTEFPYEFDSSSALGSPVESVVGSIETESSDEDEFLAGLTRRLPLSITHKLTVPSFSWDKNEKTGALASSPQSTLSGFVSWSASSNGSPNGPSQVPSPPTTPFGAQNDTWDLIYAAAGQVARRKMSNVASKFINFNHGRLLPKTHNHSFMNNSPSGLYPSLSLSYNLAPTNQTHRRQMKASNWKESLQQQQQLQQTQCRARNNAVGGRSSGTCTRPMFLGGSQSVKRESAGTGVFLPRTYPNNTPAPQKKSDCSTVLVPAKVVQALNLNFADSSSHVQPHLKASFAPNYVMQMLWLPEEIYC; the protein is encoded by the exons ATGGCTAAGCAGATGGATGATGCTGAGTTTTGGCTTCCACCCAAGTTTTTAATGGATGATGACTTCTTTTTGGAGAAAGAGAAGCTTCAGAGAAGCAATATTGGCGAAAACAATCCTAAGTCGTTGGTTTCGGTTCATGGTTTCCCAACTGAGTTCCCCTACGAGTTCGACTCTTCCTCTGCTCTCGGCTCTCCTGTTGAGTCCGTTGTTGGGTCTATCGAAACTGAAAGCAGTGACGAGGATGAGTTTCTTGCTGGGCTGACTCGTCGACTCCCTCTCTCAATTACTCATAAACTCACTGTTCCTAGCTTTTCTTGGGACAAAAATGAg AAAACTGGAGCTTTGGCGAGTTCACCCCAGTCAACTCTGAGTGGGTTCGTAAGCTGGTCAGCTTCAAGCAATGGCAGCCCAAATGGTCCTTCCCAAGTCCCTTCTCCACCAACAACTCCTTTCGGTGCCCAAAATGACACTTGGGATCTCATATATGCAGCAGCTGGCCAAGTTGCAAGGCGTAAAATGAGCAATGTAGCCTCCAAATTCATCAACTTCAACCATGGAAGACTCCTTCCCAAGACACACAATCATTCCTTCATGAACAACTCACCCTCTGGGTTGTATCCAAGTCTGAGTCTTTCTTATAATCTTGCTCCAACAAATCAG ACTCATAGAAGGCAAATGAAAGCAAGCAACTGGAAAGAATCGCTTCAACAACAGCAGCAACTGCAGCAAACCCAGTGTAGAGCAAGGAATAATGCTGTTGGGGGAAGGTCCTCTGGTACTTGCACCAGACCTATGTTTCTTGGTGGATCTCAAAGTGTTAAAAGAGAGAGTGCTGGAACTGGTGTTTTCTTACCTCGTACATATCCAAACAACACCCCTGCGCCTCAGAAGAAATCAG ATTGCTCAACAGTGCTAGTCCCAGCGAAGGTTGTTCAAGCTTTAAATCTGAATTTTGCTGATTCCAGCAGTCATGTTCAGCCACATCTCAAAGCTAGCTTTGCCCCAAACTATG TAATGCAGATGCTTTGGTTGCCAGAAGAAATATACTGTTGA